Sequence from the Erythrobacter insulae genome:
ATGCAAGGCGAGATTCCGAGCGCGTTCAATGGGTTGATCGAACGCCGCGCAACACGGGAGCCGGTTGCGCATATCATCGGGGAGGCGGAGTTTTACGGGCGATCGTTTCGTATTTCACAAGATGTTTTGATACCGCGCGGCGACAGCGAAACGTTGATAGAGGCAGCGCGGGAATATGCTGGCAATGCCCGCCGTGTCCTCGATCTGGGAACAGGGTCTGGCGCGCTTCTGATAACGGCTATGCTTGAGCTGGGGATCGGAAACGGCGTCGGGGTGGATGCTTCAGGCGCAGCTTTGGCCATGGCGAAAGGGAATGCGAGCGCGCTGGGGCTGGATGATGATAGAGCCGAATTTCACCTGCGTGATTGGCGCGAAGCGGGCTGGGCCAAAGGCTTGGGGAGATTTGACCTTATTCTTTGCAATCCGCCGTATGTTGAAATCGACGCCGAGCTTGAGCCTGATGTGCGTGATTTCGAACCGGCGGACGCGCTGTTTTCCGGACCCGAGGGACTTGACGATTATCGCATTCTTCTGCCGCAGCTTGGCAACCTGATGTCTAAAAATGCCGTTGCGGTGTTTGAAATCGGCGCCGCGCAGCAACAGTCGGTTTCCGATATCGCATCAGCCTGCGGATTCAC
This genomic interval carries:
- the prmC gene encoding peptide chain release factor N(5)-glutamine methyltransferase, whose translation is MSVADAIRAATAKLTLTSDTARLDAELLMAHALGLTRSDMLIRAMQGEIPSAFNGLIERRATREPVAHIIGEAEFYGRSFRISQDVLIPRGDSETLIEAAREYAGNARRVLDLGTGSGALLITAMLELGIGNGVGVDASGAALAMAKGNASALGLDDDRAEFHLRDWREAGWAKGLGRFDLILCNPPYVEIDAELEPDVRDFEPADALFSGPEGLDDYRILLPQLGNLMSKNAVAVFEIGAAQQQSVSDIASACGFTVEARNDLAARPRALIIR